In one Balneolales bacterium ANBcel1 genomic region, the following are encoded:
- a CDS encoding aldo/keto reductase → MKKRNLSQNGPEITECGLGCWQLGGGWGQPWDDAVAQDILETSYQEGVRFFDTADVYGDGNGESESSIGRFLKKRPDVFVATKLGRKEIYPDGYTRQSLLDATRESLARLGVDKIDLTQLHCVPIEVLRDGSVFDWLREQREAGLIERFGASVETVEEGLICLEQEGLTSLQVIFNIFRQKPLEELLPRAHDKGVGIIVRLPLASGLLSGKMKRSTTFREGDHRNFNRDGDAFNVGETFAGLPFETGVALADELRELVPDGMTMAQMALRWILDHKEVSVVIPGASSHEQARQNASVPGLPPLPAELHRQLTDFYKQKVHNQIRGAY, encoded by the coding sequence ATGAAGAAAAGAAACCTGTCTCAAAACGGACCTGAAATTACGGAATGCGGACTGGGCTGCTGGCAGCTTGGCGGCGGATGGGGCCAACCCTGGGACGACGCCGTTGCCCAGGACATCCTTGAAACGTCCTATCAGGAGGGTGTGCGCTTTTTTGATACCGCGGATGTCTACGGCGACGGTAATGGCGAAAGCGAATCCTCCATCGGCCGCTTCCTGAAAAAGCGGCCGGATGTGTTTGTCGCCACAAAACTGGGCCGCAAAGAGATATACCCCGACGGCTACACCCGCCAATCCTTGCTTGACGCCACCCGGGAATCACTTGCACGACTGGGTGTGGACAAAATTGACCTGACCCAGCTGCACTGCGTCCCTATCGAGGTATTGCGAGATGGAAGCGTATTTGACTGGCTGCGCGAACAACGGGAAGCGGGATTGATCGAGCGGTTCGGTGCCAGTGTGGAAACCGTGGAGGAAGGCCTGATCTGCCTGGAACAGGAGGGGCTGACTTCCCTGCAGGTCATTTTCAACATCTTCCGCCAAAAACCTCTGGAAGAACTCCTTCCCAGGGCACATGACAAGGGAGTCGGCATCATTGTCAGACTGCCGCTGGCAAGCGGACTCCTGAGCGGAAAGATGAAACGTTCTACTACCTTCCGCGAAGGGGACCACCGGAATTTCAACCGCGACGGGGATGCGTTCAATGTGGGTGAAACCTTTGCCGGGCTACCATTTGAAACCGGCGTTGCCCTGGCCGACGAACTCCGGGAGCTGGTTCCCGACGGCATGACCATGGCCCAAATGGCCCTGCGCTGGATACTGGACCACAAGGAGGTTTCTGTCGTGATACCCGGAGCCAGCTCTCATGAACAAGCCAGGCAGAATGCCTCTGTTCCCGGACTCCCGCCACTACCGGCGGAACTGCACCGCCAACTCACTGATTTTTATAAACAAAAGGTGCACAATCAAATCCGGGGAGCATACTAA
- the gdhA gene encoding NADP-specific glutamate dehydrogenase has translation MKKKYHAHIEAFMDEVESRNPGEPEFLQSVREVAETVIPFISEHPKYSKANILHRMVEPERVIMFRVPWVDDEGKVQVNRGYRVQFNSAIGPYKGGLRFHPSVNLSVLKFLGFEQIFKNALTTLPLGGAKGGSEFDPKGKSNLEVMRFCQSFMTELQRHINKYTDVPAGDIGVGAREIGFLFGQYKRLQNEFTGVLTGKDLNWGGSFIRPEATGYGTVYFIAEILAKLNDSFEGKSVAVSGSGNVAQFTVEKVIELGGKVISVSDSSGCIMAKDGLTHEHLEFMKRLKNETRGRIHEMADKFSELSFQDSDCVWNLPINIDIAIPCATQNELDAEHARHLIDKRVKIVGEGANMPCTSEAVHLFQDEGVIFAPGKAVNAGGVATSGLEMAQNALRLSWDREKVDSKLLGIMKNIHQQCVTYGENEDGSVDYVRGANLAGFVKVADAMMDQGAV, from the coding sequence ATGAAGAAAAAATATCACGCGCACATTGAAGCCTTCATGGACGAGGTGGAGTCGCGCAATCCGGGAGAACCGGAATTTCTGCAGTCGGTCAGAGAAGTTGCTGAAACGGTTATACCTTTTATTTCAGAGCATCCGAAATACAGCAAAGCCAATATCCTTCATCGCATGGTTGAACCCGAGCGGGTAATCATGTTCCGTGTCCCTTGGGTGGATGATGAGGGAAAAGTTCAGGTGAACCGGGGCTACCGGGTTCAATTTAATTCTGCAATCGGCCCGTACAAGGGCGGCCTGAGGTTTCACCCGTCGGTGAACCTGAGCGTACTGAAGTTTCTCGGATTTGAGCAGATCTTCAAAAATGCGCTCACTACCCTGCCTCTTGGCGGCGCCAAGGGCGGATCCGAGTTCGACCCCAAAGGCAAGTCGAACCTGGAAGTAATGCGGTTCTGCCAGAGTTTTATGACCGAACTCCAGCGTCACATCAATAAATACACGGATGTTCCCGCAGGTGATATCGGTGTCGGCGCACGTGAAATCGGCTTTCTTTTCGGTCAGTATAAACGCCTTCAAAATGAATTTACCGGCGTTCTTACCGGTAAGGATCTGAACTGGGGCGGCTCGTTCATCCGCCCGGAAGCCACCGGTTACGGAACCGTCTATTTTATCGCGGAAATTCTTGCCAAGCTGAACGACAGCTTCGAAGGAAAGTCGGTTGCGGTATCGGGCTCCGGAAATGTTGCCCAGTTTACGGTTGAAAAAGTGATAGAGCTGGGTGGAAAGGTGATCAGTGTGTCGGATTCGTCCGGTTGCATCATGGCCAAGGACGGCCTGACCCACGAGCATCTCGAGTTCATGAAAAGGCTGAAAAATGAAACGCGCGGGCGTATTCACGAAATGGCCGATAAATTCAGCGAATTAAGCTTTCAGGACAGCGATTGCGTCTGGAACCTGCCGATAAACATCGACATCGCCATTCCCTGCGCCACCCAGAACGAGCTGGACGCCGAACATGCCCGTCACCTGATTGACAAACGGGTCAAAATCGTGGGCGAAGGCGCCAACATGCCGTGTACCTCCGAGGCCGTTCACCTCTTCCAGGATGAAGGCGTAATTTTTGCCCCGGGCAAGGCCGTCAACGCCGGCGGTGTGGCCACATCCGGTCTGGAAATGGCACAAAACGCCCTCCGTCTGAGCTGGGATCGTGAAAAGGTGGACAGCAAGCTGCTGGGCATCATGAAGAACATCCACCAGCAGTGTGTCACCTACGGAGAGAACGAAGACGGCTCGGTGGACTATGTCCGTGGTGCCAACCTGGCCGGCTTTGTCAAAGTCGCCGATGCCATGATGGATCAGGGAGCGGTATAG
- a CDS encoding HEAT repeat domain-containing protein, protein MLIQYRLRSLSVLLLSLVFIIMSVGNVYAGPQITPPTTGHSAAFAIIVDSETGKVASDGIEAYRRALEQYDKLNVYTIIGDWERPDPLRDLIRSLAEENPSLEGFVLVGDLPIPMIRDAQHLTSSFKMDQERFDKSRSSIPSDRFYDDFDLEFSYIGPDDNHPLKHYYSLLPDAPQFLSMDLYSGRIKAPAEGAEGREMVNRYLLRVAKQKANPPILQHGLFTTGHGYHSESLASWEGEITSLREQFPQFFTPGGSLTNYYHFKGEDLKFELYRELQKPELNLAVFHAHGTPERQLLVGSPRHRTVQAQVDAIQLFLRNRLRRAERSGQPLEEVKAQYYEEFGIDARWFDGAFDEEVIRADSITSANQDMHVGDVERLSPAPQFIMFDQCFNGAFIQAPYVAGSYVFGNGQTVAALAHSVSVLQDIDANQFLGLLTDGMRAGRLVYFKNHLETHIIGDPTFRFAADTDRDINSILREKTKEPSFWEEMLNDPDPNYRALAIEMSARLKGASVADTLQRMYENDPAYIVRLQALKALARMHSLTDHIHHILPIAVHDPYEYIRRVSIGLMGDIGRSDYMDMIAEALINDHSRRVRFKARTAIQKVDAPRAADACRVVLDRHDENEEGKQMVAHTLNNFERTGRQLEEEMIPAIRDTSLAFNDRRRTIRMFRLYRYQQVVEPLLALVTREDDDVELRIIAAETLGWYLFSYQREEILEGLKNIRDDLAQAGWSHDESGSAMGSDLPQNASTGEGAQSAESNNHPDADRYRALSAEITRSINRLSQPPNHPFTL, encoded by the coding sequence ATGTTAATTCAATATCGCCTCCGGTCCCTCTCCGTCCTGCTTTTGTCTCTGGTGTTCATTATAATGAGTGTCGGAAACGTGTATGCGGGACCACAGATCACTCCCCCGACCACCGGGCATTCCGCCGCGTTTGCCATTATTGTGGATTCGGAAACAGGCAAGGTGGCCTCCGATGGCATTGAAGCGTACCGCAGGGCACTGGAGCAGTACGACAAACTGAATGTCTATACCATCATCGGGGATTGGGAGCGGCCCGATCCGCTGCGTGATTTGATCCGCAGCCTGGCGGAAGAAAACCCCTCCCTCGAGGGTTTTGTTCTCGTCGGTGACCTGCCAATCCCCATGATACGGGATGCGCAACATCTGACCTCTTCGTTTAAAATGGATCAGGAGCGGTTTGACAAATCACGCTCTTCGATCCCATCAGACCGCTTTTATGATGATTTTGACCTGGAGTTTTCCTATATCGGTCCGGATGACAACCATCCCCTTAAACACTATTATTCGTTGCTGCCGGACGCGCCCCAGTTTTTGAGTATGGATCTGTACAGCGGCCGGATCAAGGCTCCTGCAGAAGGAGCCGAAGGCCGGGAGATGGTCAACCGGTATCTACTACGGGTGGCGAAGCAGAAAGCGAACCCGCCGATTCTTCAACACGGACTGTTTACCACCGGACACGGATATCATTCCGAATCACTGGCATCCTGGGAGGGAGAGATCACCTCACTGAGAGAACAGTTTCCACAATTTTTCACTCCTGGAGGAAGCCTCACCAACTATTACCACTTCAAAGGAGAAGACCTCAAATTTGAGCTCTACCGGGAACTGCAGAAACCAGAGCTTAACCTGGCGGTTTTCCACGCTCATGGTACCCCGGAGCGTCAGCTGCTGGTCGGATCGCCCCGGCACAGAACCGTTCAGGCTCAGGTGGACGCCATCCAGCTTTTCCTCAGAAACCGCCTGCGGCGTGCCGAAAGAAGCGGCCAGCCGCTTGAAGAGGTAAAAGCTCAGTACTATGAAGAATTCGGAATTGATGCCCGCTGGTTTGACGGAGCATTCGATGAGGAGGTTATCCGCGCCGACTCCATCACATCCGCCAATCAGGACATGCATGTCGGTGATGTCGAGCGTCTGAGTCCGGCTCCCCAATTTATCATGTTTGACCAGTGTTTCAACGGGGCGTTCATCCAGGCGCCGTATGTTGCCGGCAGTTATGTCTTTGGCAATGGCCAGACGGTCGCGGCGCTTGCCCATTCCGTATCCGTTCTACAGGATATCGATGCCAATCAGTTTCTCGGATTGCTAACCGATGGAATGCGGGCCGGCCGGCTTGTCTATTTTAAAAACCACCTGGAGACCCATATTATTGGAGACCCCACCTTCCGGTTTGCCGCTGACACCGATCGCGATATCAATTCCATCCTCAGAGAGAAAACGAAAGAGCCGTCATTCTGGGAGGAGATGTTGAATGATCCGGATCCGAACTACCGTGCCCTGGCGATAGAAATGAGCGCCCGGTTGAAAGGTGCTTCCGTCGCCGATACGCTGCAGCGGATGTACGAAAACGATCCCGCCTATATCGTGCGGCTGCAGGCACTGAAGGCACTGGCCCGGATGCACTCCCTGACCGATCATATTCATCACATCCTGCCGATAGCCGTACATGACCCGTATGAATACATCCGGCGCGTGAGCATTGGTCTGATGGGAGACATTGGCCGTTCCGATTATATGGATATGATAGCGGAGGCGCTGATAAACGATCACTCGCGGAGGGTCAGGTTCAAGGCGCGTACCGCCATCCAGAAAGTGGATGCACCCCGGGCTGCGGATGCCTGCCGTGTGGTGCTGGACCGTCATGATGAAAACGAAGAGGGGAAGCAGATGGTTGCGCACACCCTGAATAATTTCGAGCGCACCGGAAGACAACTGGAAGAAGAGATGATTCCGGCCATTCGGGATACTTCACTGGCGTTCAACGACCGCCGCCGAACAATTCGCATGTTCCGACTGTATCGCTACCAGCAGGTTGTGGAGCCGCTACTGGCGCTGGTAACGCGTGAAGATGACGATGTAGAGTTGCGGATCATCGCGGCCGAGACACTGGGATGGTATCTTTTCAGCTATCAGCGTGAAGAAATACTGGAGGGGCTGAAAAATATCAGGGACGATCTGGCACAGGCCGGATGGAGTCATGACGAATCCGGCAGTGCCATGGGAAGCGATTTGCCGCAGAACGCTTCGACTGGTGAAGGAGCACAAAGCGCCGAATCAAATAATCACCCCGACGCTGACCGATACCGCGCCTTGTCGGCGGAGATAACCCGGTCGATCAACCGGTTGAGCCAGCCCCCCAACCATCCCTTTACGCTCTGA
- a CDS encoding YCF48-related protein translates to MKKAVQFMSIMILFFSAATAQENWTTVLEADFPGFINDIHFLSETEGWAVGTNGTIKRTDDGGLTWTDHSTAEYAGDAFTSVFFVDEETGWIGSSSAFLLKTIDGGNSWVQTDFQDVIEHLDINLLRRIQFLNAETGFMLTGRHNNNFMLRTDDGGETWAVQDSLIGANWLDFDFYDTDRGVLVSNNPDGQFHTVDGGENWLQANNLPAISNLTLLNAVRWLDENTVVAMGQGNSFQNLPTTVYYSTDGGATFEPAAFDEAMTVDVFTGLQVIDADHVIAVGHDRATRPVIARSMDAGRSWSTELLDFNANFQKTSLSGSKLFIQGSSSNLFVSEDFGETVSQLPVHPYSEIRAIQFTEDGAGFAVNASSSLFVYEESSGKFVYHGSTLHNSPGRGNNMFFQNASTGIIQKGNRQIVKTTDGGAAWSTVLEDVPNIANNRSGGVTFTDDDTGYAWMSLNTGAAYYIYKTTDGGESWNEHLQFTGPANVIGQIRFFDDNNGFIAGPNRVIMRTSDAFETVEMDTLSAGFPEGFSESADFRSAVVVDETTAWAVGDKFIVKTEDAGQTWQWVDHGVADIDSNFYALAVQGEVAYAATFGGYIIKTEDGGESWTADDTFAGERIFITAAFNGNRVYIGSTVGEIVAGEEYIDDVPTGLAGIDHPVHIRLDQNYPNPFNPATQISFAVPDQQRVHLSVYNMIGQQVAVLVDETLQAGTHQVAFDAANLASGVYIYRLSTGTTSLTRKMMLIK, encoded by the coding sequence ATGAAAAAAGCAGTACAGTTCATGAGCATAATGATCCTGTTTTTCTCCGCCGCAACGGCACAGGAAAACTGGACAACCGTACTGGAAGCAGATTTTCCGGGATTTATTAACGATATCCACTTTCTGTCCGAAACCGAAGGATGGGCCGTCGGCACAAATGGCACGATCAAGCGGACCGACGACGGTGGATTGACCTGGACCGACCACTCCACGGCAGAATACGCCGGCGATGCGTTTACATCGGTTTTCTTTGTAGATGAGGAAACCGGCTGGATCGGATCAAGCTCGGCGTTTCTGCTGAAAACCATCGACGGCGGCAACAGCTGGGTACAGACGGATTTTCAGGATGTCATTGAACACCTCGATATTAACCTGTTGCGCAGAATTCAGTTTCTGAATGCCGAAACCGGATTTATGCTGACCGGCCGTCACAACAACAACTTCATGCTCCGGACCGATGACGGAGGCGAGACCTGGGCCGTCCAGGATTCACTGATCGGGGCCAACTGGCTCGATTTTGATTTTTATGACACCGATCGGGGGGTATTGGTGAGCAACAATCCCGATGGACAGTTCCACACAGTTGATGGAGGTGAAAACTGGCTGCAGGCCAACAACCTGCCGGCCATAAGCAACCTGACCTTACTGAACGCGGTTCGCTGGCTGGATGAAAACACGGTAGTCGCCATGGGTCAGGGAAACTCCTTTCAAAACTTGCCGACGACCGTGTATTATTCAACGGATGGTGGCGCGACATTTGAACCCGCCGCATTTGATGAAGCCATGACCGTCGATGTTTTTACAGGCCTCCAGGTGATTGATGCCGATCATGTGATCGCCGTTGGGCATGACAGGGCAACACGTCCGGTAATCGCCAGAAGCATGGACGCCGGCCGAAGCTGGTCAACGGAACTCCTCGATTTTAACGCGAATTTCCAGAAAACATCCCTTTCCGGCAGCAAATTGTTCATCCAGGGGTCGTCCAGCAATCTATTTGTCTCGGAAGATTTTGGAGAGACCGTTTCGCAGCTTCCGGTACACCCCTACTCGGAAATACGTGCGATTCAGTTCACCGAAGACGGTGCCGGATTTGCCGTCAACGCATCCAGTTCCCTGTTTGTGTATGAAGAATCAAGCGGAAAGTTTGTCTATCACGGATCCACGCTGCATAACAGTCCGGGCCGTGGGAACAACATGTTTTTCCAAAACGCATCTACCGGAATCATCCAGAAAGGAAACCGCCAGATAGTGAAAACCACCGATGGCGGAGCTGCCTGGTCAACGGTGCTGGAAGATGTTCCGAACATTGCCAATAACCGTTCGGGCGGAGTCACGTTCACGGACGATGATACCGGGTACGCCTGGATGAGCCTCAATACCGGCGCGGCTTACTACATCTACAAAACCACTGACGGCGGAGAGAGCTGGAACGAGCACCTTCAGTTCACAGGTCCGGCCAACGTCATAGGACAGATCCGGTTCTTTGACGATAATAACGGGTTTATCGCCGGGCCGAACCGCGTAATTATGCGTACCAGTGATGCTTTTGAAACGGTTGAAATGGACACGCTATCTGCCGGATTTCCCGAGGGATTTAGTGAATCGGCCGATTTTCGCAGTGCTGTCGTCGTCGATGAAACCACGGCCTGGGCTGTCGGCGACAAATTTATCGTAAAAACCGAGGATGCCGGTCAGACCTGGCAGTGGGTAGACCATGGCGTGGCGGATATCGACTCCAATTTTTACGCCCTTGCGGTACAGGGAGAGGTGGCCTATGCAGCGACCTTCGGCGGCTATATCATAAAAACGGAGGACGGTGGTGAGAGCTGGACTGCCGATGATACGTTTGCCGGAGAGCGGATTTTCATAACCGCAGCATTTAACGGAAATCGGGTATATATAGGCTCGACCGTTGGTGAAATTGTCGCCGGCGAAGAGTACATAGATGATGTTCCTACCGGGTTGGCCGGAATCGATCATCCCGTACACATCCGTCTCGATCAGAACTATCCCAATCCGTTCAACCCGGCCACACAAATCTCGTTTGCCGTACCAGACCAGCAGCGGGTCCATCTGTCCGTCTACAACATGATCGGACAGCAGGTGGCGGTACTGGTGGATGAGACGCTCCAGGCAGGGACGCATCAGGTTGCGTTTGATGCCGCGAACCTGGCAAGCGGTGTCTATATCTACCGGCTCTCTACCGGGACTACCTCCCTGACACGAAAGATGATGTTAATCAAATAA
- a CDS encoding DUF4876 domain-containing protein, whose amino-acid sequence MKLPGVCRPISTITILWRDLMSLLLIDPALDRPRSIVWSRRIPVMLLMILPAVFGCDDVVSQRDKPAQAERAGTTVLELVDESGVMETVYGRTLADSARVQLRSNTHGTEHLFWSDSEGRVEVTGLVSDRYFISVDRPLRRNEIERMPDLMHANSYSLANRSHPSVDIRGDSDGSVTIPLELVFGGAPIVFSEIYVSGPPGAGLYFFDRYIEFYNQTDSTLYLDGLVVARVYASSWLGLNFIDDPEFIHSTNVWKFPGSGTDYPIGPGQFVICAVDAIDHRINAPESHDMSGADFEFYKPDAPDIDNPNVPNMVMIYQDSGVDWLVGGQADAIVLARTDTQDLKWRDGRILIPYVDVIDGVEYLHNPANLSLKKLNPAIDAGAAGGISFYTGRSMERRPAENDGGTPQLQNTNNSSVDFRINERPTPGYHPDFTPRNSLVTNRDSTQDTN is encoded by the coding sequence ATGAAACTACCAGGTGTTTGTCGTCCCATTTCAACGATAACGATACTGTGGCGTGACCTGATGTCGCTGCTGCTGATCGATCCCGCACTCGATCGACCCCGATCAATTGTGTGGAGTCGCCGGATTCCGGTTATGCTGCTCATGATTCTGCCGGCTGTTTTTGGATGTGATGATGTCGTTTCGCAACGCGACAAGCCCGCTCAAGCCGAACGCGCCGGTACAACCGTCCTGGAGCTGGTGGATGAATCGGGTGTCATGGAAACCGTTTACGGCCGCACCCTGGCCGACAGCGCTCGGGTGCAGCTGCGTTCAAATACACATGGAACCGAACACCTCTTCTGGAGTGATTCGGAAGGCCGGGTGGAGGTGACCGGACTTGTTTCCGATCGCTATTTCATAAGTGTTGACCGTCCGCTGCGCAGAAATGAAATTGAACGGATGCCCGACCTGATGCATGCCAACAGCTACTCGCTGGCGAACCGAAGCCATCCCTCCGTGGATATTCGGGGGGATTCCGACGGATCGGTCACTATCCCACTAGAACTGGTTTTCGGAGGTGCCCCCATCGTGTTCAGCGAAATTTATGTGTCGGGACCGCCCGGCGCAGGCCTCTATTTCTTCGACCGCTACATCGAATTCTACAATCAAACCGATTCTACCCTGTACCTCGACGGACTGGTAGTAGCTCGGGTCTATGCCAGTTCCTGGCTCGGCCTCAACTTTATCGATGATCCCGAATTCATCCATTCCACCAATGTCTGGAAGTTTCCCGGTTCGGGAACAGATTACCCGATCGGGCCGGGCCAGTTCGTGATCTGCGCTGTGGATGCCATCGACCACAGGATCAACGCACCGGAGAGCCACGATATGTCCGGTGCCGATTTTGAATTCTACAAGCCGGATGCCCCCGATATCGACAACCCCAATGTGCCAAATATGGTGATGATTTATCAGGATAGTGGTGTGGATTGGCTGGTAGGGGGGCAGGCCGACGCCATAGTGCTGGCGCGGACCGACACCCAGGATCTGAAGTGGCGGGACGGCAGAATTCTCATACCCTATGTGGATGTCATCGACGGCGTGGAGTATCTCCACAATCCCGCCAATCTCTCCCTGAAGAAACTGAATCCCGCCATCGACGCGGGAGCAGCCGGAGGCATCAGTTTTTATACGGGACGCTCCATGGAACGCCGGCCGGCTGAAAATGACGGAGGCACGCCGCAGCTGCAAAATACCAACAACTCCTCGGTGGACTTCCGGATCAATGAGCGGCCTACCCCCGGCTATCATCCGGATTTCACCCCGAGAAACAGCCTGGTAACCAACCGGGACAGCACCCAGGATACCAACTGA
- a CDS encoding TonB-dependent receptor: MRSAGLLLLFIFVALSQVHGQSGSSRITGMVFDEQGDPLENVSVLVRELSTGRSTGSSGRYDIPVRPGTYTLQFSMLGYERLVDTVQVTAGQNVYREYRMVPTYFEIGAITVTAPDDLMSRDLETGSVISSGEIQHMATASLGTVLQLMPGVQTTNPTLNTPEQGVIRGGDALGTQILVDGVPITNNANMQIGIGANTANRGLDLRQFTAENIEEVSVIRGIPSVEYGDMTDGAIIVRTRSRPEPLRLKISYNPNITEYNASGGFRLGSSGWVLNSNANIASARNDIRIEDDGYTRFSGQINLRRRTDDWNFSQSLYATRALDERQEQPGYALRQAWYNRDVNLRYSGEMHYDLNSSHRTRASWSVNHTRQNSYEQRLISRDNMVVSNAEKEGTREGTIVFGSYLGRQWIRGSVWNVYADVNHRWQFETGALYHQLLGGITFRSDFNRGDGIEFDPLYPPSLTNPSPRLRTYDDLPAFNILSLYIQDHISGRIGIPFRLQAGVRYEAYRPTGINPSALIGDGALIESRNGTFLNPRVNLSLHLAADTRLRLGYGVTSKSPPMGMVFAQDRYYDIVDTVSVVDPSRPEANFALVTTHIRQQANPNLQGYKQQKFEISLDQQIGKVGLSATAFLNRSDDMFRIFSEPTAFYQHSFPNWPDESGAMVRDTLLESYPTYINDGWHHAHGLELSLRTQRFTRINTAFRVDAAYIDNRRGNENGIQYGSRRFSDEFGRFVLPVYATEERYDRNLLFNYRAEIQSRSLGLWVTIHVQQQLFNIDGRDGLSDTLAIGYYTPSQETVFIPEEERGDERYIELRRRYEDFQLLDEERPNLWLMNLNVSKSLFEGSEVTFFVNNIFNHRPRYQLRRRAEAALSYERRNPPVFYGVEFSYRF; this comes from the coding sequence ATGAGGTCAGCAGGACTCCTACTGCTATTTATTTTCGTGGCTTTATCGCAGGTTCACGGTCAGTCCGGCAGTTCGCGAATCACCGGAATGGTCTTCGATGAGCAGGGCGATCCACTAGAAAATGTATCCGTACTGGTCAGGGAACTCTCTACAGGCCGGTCGACCGGATCCTCGGGCAGATATGATATTCCCGTCAGGCCGGGTACCTATACATTGCAATTTTCCATGCTGGGCTATGAGCGGCTGGTCGATACGGTGCAAGTCACAGCCGGGCAGAACGTCTACAGGGAGTACCGGATGGTTCCGACCTACTTCGAAATCGGAGCAATCACCGTTACGGCTCCGGACGATCTGATGTCGCGCGATCTGGAGACCGGATCGGTAATAAGCTCCGGTGAAATTCAGCATATGGCAACAGCCAGTCTGGGAACCGTTTTGCAACTGATGCCCGGCGTGCAGACCACCAATCCGACATTGAACACTCCGGAACAGGGAGTTATTCGCGGCGGAGATGCGCTTGGCACTCAGATACTTGTGGATGGCGTTCCGATCACCAATAATGCCAACATGCAGATCGGTATTGGGGCGAATACTGCCAACCGGGGCCTTGATCTCAGACAATTTACCGCCGAGAATATCGAAGAAGTGTCGGTGATCCGGGGAATTCCTTCGGTCGAGTATGGCGACATGACCGACGGGGCCATCATAGTGCGCACCAGGTCACGGCCCGAACCCCTTCGACTAAAAATCTCCTATAATCCCAACATCACCGAATACAACGCCTCGGGCGGCTTTCGTCTGGGGAGTTCCGGCTGGGTGCTTAATTCCAATGCCAACATAGCCTCAGCGAGGAATGATATCCGCATCGAAGATGACGGGTACACCCGCTTTTCGGGCCAGATCAATCTTCGTCGCCGTACCGACGACTGGAACTTCAGCCAGAGCCTGTACGCCACCCGGGCACTGGATGAGCGCCAGGAACAGCCCGGTTACGCGCTTCGCCAGGCCTGGTACAACCGCGATGTGAATCTTCGCTATTCCGGAGAAATGCACTATGACTTGAACAGCTCCCACAGAACCAGAGCCAGCTGGTCGGTCAACCACACCCGGCAAAACTCCTACGAGCAGCGACTGATTTCCAGGGACAATATGGTCGTGAGCAATGCCGAAAAGGAAGGGACGCGCGAAGGGACTATCGTGTTTGGAAGTTATCTGGGCCGGCAGTGGATCCGCGGATCGGTTTGGAATGTATACGCGGATGTTAACCATCGCTGGCAATTTGAAACCGGTGCACTCTATCATCAGCTTCTGGGGGGCATCACGTTTCGATCGGATTTCAATCGTGGTGACGGAATCGAGTTCGATCCGCTCTATCCGCCATCACTGACCAACCCCTCTCCCCGATTGCGAACCTACGACGACCTGCCCGCATTTAATATTCTCAGCCTCTACATCCAGGACCATATCTCCGGCCGTATCGGAATCCCGTTTCGCCTGCAGGCAGGTGTGCGTTACGAAGCCTACCGGCCCACAGGGATCAATCCCTCCGCACTGATCGGCGATGGCGCACTCATCGAATCCCGCAACGGCACCTTCCTCAATCCTCGTGTCAACCTGTCACTGCATCTCGCCGCCGACACCCGGCTCAGACTGGGTTATGGCGTAACCAGCAAATCGCCGCCCATGGGCATGGTGTTCGCCCAGGATCGCTACTACGATATCGTTGATACCGTATCGGTTGTGGATCCGTCCCGGCCGGAGGCGAATTTTGCTTTGGTCACAACCCACATCCGCCAACAGGCAAACCCCAACCTGCAGGGGTATAAACAGCAGAAATTTGAAATTAGCCTCGATCAGCAAATCGGAAAAGTGGGCCTCAGCGCTACCGCTTTCCTGAATCGGAGCGACGACATGTTCCGGATCTTCAGTGAACCGACGGCCTTCTATCAGCACTCGTTTCCCAACTGGCCGGATGAATCCGGAGCGATGGTTCGTGATACCCTTCTTGAAAGCTATCCCACATACATTAACGACGGATGGCATCATGCGCACGGATTGGAATTGAGTCTGAGGACACAGCGATTTACCCGGATTAACACGGCCTTCAGGGTGGATGCCGCCTATATCGACAACCGCAGGGGTAACGAGAACGGCATTCAATATGGCAGCCGCCGCTTCAGTGATGAATTCGGCCGGTTTGTGCTGCCGGTGTACGCAACCGAAGAGCGATATGACCGCAACCTGCTCTTCAACTACCGCGCGGAGATTCAATCCAGATCACTGGGTCTCTGGGTTACGATTCATGTCCAGCAGCAATTGTTCAACATAGACGGGCGCGACGGTCTGTCCGACACCCTGGCCATCGGCTACTATACTCCCTCGCAGGAAACCGTGTTTATTCCCGAAGAGGAGCGGGGTGACGAACGTTATATCGAGCTGCGGCGCCGATACGAAGACTTCCAGCTGCTGGATGAGGAACGGCCCAACCTTTGGCTCATGAACCTGAATGTGAGCAAGTCCCTTTTTGAAGGCTCCGAAGTGACCTTCTTTGTGAACAACATTTTCAATCACCGGCCGAGGTACCAGCTTCGGCGACGGGCCGAGGCCGCTCTTAGCTATGAACGGAGAAATCCTCCCGTTTTTTACGGGGTGGAGTTCAGCTATCGGTTTTAA